Proteins from one Triticum aestivum cultivar Chinese Spring chromosome 7A, IWGSC CS RefSeq v2.1, whole genome shotgun sequence genomic window:
- the LOC123153795 gene encoding uncharacterized protein produces the protein MATSSPSPLTVIPAHLLVEIFLRLPTAEDLARASAACVSFRRLATDRSFLRSFRRLHAPPLLGFLDYGRFRPALPPHPSAPAARALAVAADFYFSFIDSYCHWTVQDSRDGRVLLDRDLRQHEQPPVFKDLAVCDPLHRRYVLLPPVPHDLAASLEHPFPMVSEARCKAFLVPLGEDEVAAGETTFRVILMANCKTSLAAFVFSSSTGQWQAAASKGWSDLGLGKHDMAEMSWVHPFILRRHYAYDCFYWDWVEFRRKKLLLLDTRKMEFFIADLPPGEWNKRGLAIVEAEEGRLGMFGFRGETASDLSYTVAWNKGKSPRKWQVEKTISLDSGYRYYITDATERYLLLTKTSASSLENPLDGYFSMDVETLQLQRLYDDPFYLMYETYTYINYHHHCCLQGEYEVSHVSDSVEVNIMLLCPVL, from the exons ATGGCAACTAGCAGCCCGTCGCCTCTGACGGTGATCCCTGCCCACCTCCTGGTTGAGATCTTCCTCCGGCTGCCCACCGCGGAAGACctcgcccgcgcctccgccgcctgcgTCTCCTTCCGCCGACTCGCCACCGACAGGTCCTTCCTCCGCAGCTTCCGCCGCCTCCACGCACCACCACTCCTCGGATTCCTCGACTACGGCAGGTTCCGTCCCGCTCTGCCGCCGCACCCATCCGCGCCCGCAGCCCGcgcgctcgccgtcgccgccgacttcTACTTCTCCTTCATCGACTCCTACTGCCACTGGACCGTGCAGGACTCCCGCGACGGCCGCGTCCTCCTCGACCGCGACCTCCGACAGCATGAGCAGCCCCCGGTTTTCAAAGATCTCGCGGTGTGCGACCCCTTGCACCGCCGGTACGTCCTGCTCCCTCCGGTACCTCACGACCTAGCCGCTTCGCTGGAGCACCCGTTCCCCATGGTAAGCGAGGCCCGGTGCAAGGCTTTCCTCGTTCCCCTCGGCGAGGATGAGGTGGCAGCGGGAGAGACAACATTCAGAGTCATCTTGATGGCAAATTGCAAAACTAGTCTGGCTGCCTTCGTCTTCTCTTCGAGCACCGGGCAATGGCAAGCGGCTGCATCCAAGGGTTGGAGTGATTTGGGCCTTGGCAAGCACGACATGGCCGAGATGTCATGGGTCCACCCTTTTATTCTCAGGCGCCATTATGCTTACGACTGCTTCTACTGGGACTGGGTGGAATTCAGGAGGAAAAAGTTACTCTTGCTTGACACCAGGAAGATGGAGTTCTTCATTGCTGACCTCCCGCCCGGAGAATGGAACAAGAGGGGTTTAGCCATTGTGGAGGCAGAGGAAGGCAGGCTTGGGATGTTTGGTTTCCGTGGTGAAACTGCATCCGATCTAAGCTATACCGTTGCATGGAACAAAGGCAAGAGTCCCAGGAAGTGGCAGGTGGAGAAGACAATCTCACTAGATTCTGGGTACAGATATTATATCACAGATGCAACAGAGAGGTACTTGCTCTTGACAAAGACAAGTGCCTCATCTCTAGAGAATCCACTTGATGGATATTTCTCAATGGATGTCGAGACATTGCAGCTTCAGAGGCTTTATGACGATCCGTTTTATCTTATGTATGAGACATACACATATATCAACTACCACCATCATTGTTGTCTTCAAGGAGAATATGAAGTG TCACATGTTTCAGATTCAGTTGAGGTCAATATTATGCTATTGTGCCCCGTCCTGTGA